One genomic region from Jiangella sp. DSM 45060 encodes:
- a CDS encoding UdgX family uracil-DNA binding protein (This protein belongs to the uracil DNA glycosylase superfamily, members of which act in excision repair of DNA. However, it belongs more specifically to UdgX branch, whose founding member was found to bind uracil in DNA (where it does not belong), without cleaving it, appears to promote DNA repair by a pathway involving RecA, rather than base excision.): protein MPDVAAVPLTRSLTRLRATAEHCQACDLYRDATQTVFGAGPRDAPLMLVGETPGDVEDREGRPFAGPAGRLLDRALADAGLDRDRAYVTNAVKHFKFHREGKRRIHEKPDAGQIAACRPWLRAELAAVRPRVLVVLGATAAASILGRSFRVTKQHGQPLEWADYAVGSPLTEPGDGPPLDDAMVVATVHPSAVLRSRDRDAAYAGFVADLRAVTPLL, encoded by the coding sequence GTGCCTGACGTCGCCGCCGTCCCGCTGACGCGATCGCTCACCCGGCTGCGCGCCACGGCCGAGCACTGCCAAGCCTGCGACCTCTACCGCGACGCCACCCAGACCGTGTTCGGCGCCGGTCCGCGCGACGCGCCGCTCATGCTGGTCGGCGAGACGCCCGGCGACGTCGAGGACCGCGAGGGCCGGCCGTTCGCCGGCCCGGCCGGGCGGCTGCTGGACCGCGCCCTGGCCGACGCCGGGCTGGACCGCGACCGCGCCTACGTCACCAACGCCGTCAAGCACTTCAAGTTCCACCGCGAGGGCAAGCGCCGCATCCACGAGAAGCCCGACGCCGGGCAGATCGCGGCCTGCCGGCCGTGGCTGCGGGCCGAGCTGGCCGCCGTCCGCCCACGGGTGCTCGTCGTGCTCGGCGCCACCGCGGCCGCATCGATCCTGGGCCGGTCGTTCCGGGTCACGAAGCAGCACGGACAGCCGCTGGAGTGGGCCGACTACGCTGTGGGCTCGCCGCTGACCGAACCCGGTGACGGCCCGCCGCTCGACGACGCGATGGTGGTCGCCACCGTGCATCCGTCGGCGGTGCTGCGCTCCCGGGACCGGGACGCGGCGTACGCCGGCTTCGTCGCCGACCTGCGGGCCGTCACGCCGTTGCTTTAG
- a CDS encoding YjbQ family protein, whose product MIDLRTGTDLVTDVTRDVLEFCRGRGDGLCHLFVPHATAGLALIETGSGTEPDLAGAVDRLLPREDVYRHRHGSLGHGRDHVLPAFIAPSLTLPVLGGAPALGTWQSVVVVDSNVDNRERRLRLSFVNG is encoded by the coding sequence ATCATCGACCTTCGCACCGGTACCGACCTCGTCACCGACGTGACCCGCGACGTGCTCGAGTTCTGCCGTGGCCGCGGCGACGGCCTGTGCCACCTGTTCGTCCCGCACGCGACGGCCGGGCTGGCGCTGATCGAGACCGGCTCGGGCACCGAGCCCGACCTCGCCGGCGCGGTCGACCGGCTGCTGCCGCGCGAGGACGTCTACCGGCACCGCCACGGCAGCCTCGGCCACGGCCGCGACCACGTCCTGCCCGCCTTCATCGCGCCGTCGCTGACGCTGCCCGTGCTGGGCGGCGCGCCGGCCCTGGGCACCTGGCAGAGCGTGGTCGTGGTCGACTCCAACGTCGACAACCGCGAGCGCCGGCTGCGGCTGTCATTTGTGAACGGCTGA
- the ligD gene encoding non-homologous end-joining DNA ligase: MSDDDGSGGRFVVQEHHARRLHWDLRLEHDGVLASWALPRGFPRTPDENRLAVRTDDHPLEFLDFDGEIPAGQYGGGALTIWDHGTYEAEKFRDDKVIARLHGEKVQGRFALFRTRGDDWMIHRMDGPADDGEPLPQTLLPMAATLSTLPPDQDAWGFEIKWDGVRALAFGEPGRLRLVGRNGRDFTRQYPELRALANAVGAHRLVLDGEIVAFGDDGRPSFQRIQPRIHLASDADIRHQAQAVPVVYVIFDLLHLDGRSLLDAPYEERRRELAALGLAGPHWQVPDYQRGDGDVLLDATRRQGLEGVVAKRLASRYQPGRRSRDWLKIKNVRRQEVVIGGWIAGQGRLAGSLGALLVGYYDEGALRFAGKVGTGFDDATRGRLLRRLERLRTDESPFTGRQPQRDAVFVRPELVAEVEFAEWTGAGTLRHPSFEGLREDKPARDVIREEPVPPPA, encoded by the coding sequence ATGAGCGACGACGATGGTTCCGGCGGGCGGTTCGTCGTCCAGGAGCACCATGCCCGCCGGCTGCACTGGGACCTGCGGCTCGAGCACGACGGCGTGCTGGCGTCGTGGGCGCTGCCTCGCGGCTTCCCCCGCACGCCGGACGAGAACCGGCTCGCCGTCCGCACCGACGACCACCCGCTGGAGTTCCTCGACTTCGACGGCGAGATCCCGGCCGGCCAGTACGGCGGCGGCGCCCTCACGATCTGGGACCACGGCACCTACGAGGCGGAGAAGTTCCGCGACGACAAGGTCATCGCCCGGCTGCACGGCGAGAAGGTCCAGGGCCGGTTCGCGCTGTTCCGCACCCGTGGCGACGACTGGATGATCCACCGCATGGACGGCCCGGCCGACGACGGCGAGCCGCTGCCGCAGACGCTGCTGCCGATGGCCGCCACGCTGTCGACGCTGCCACCGGACCAGGACGCGTGGGGCTTCGAGATCAAGTGGGACGGCGTCCGCGCGCTCGCGTTCGGCGAGCCCGGCCGGCTCCGCCTCGTCGGGCGCAACGGGCGCGACTTCACCCGGCAGTACCCCGAGCTGCGGGCGCTGGCGAACGCCGTCGGCGCGCACCGGCTGGTGCTCGACGGCGAGATCGTCGCGTTCGGCGACGACGGCCGGCCCAGCTTCCAGCGAATCCAGCCGCGCATCCACCTCGCCTCCGACGCCGACATCCGGCACCAGGCGCAGGCCGTTCCGGTCGTCTACGTGATCTTCGACCTGCTCCACCTCGACGGCCGGTCGTTGCTGGACGCGCCGTACGAGGAGCGACGGCGTGAGCTGGCGGCGCTCGGGCTGGCCGGGCCGCACTGGCAGGTGCCCGACTACCAGCGCGGCGACGGCGACGTCCTGCTCGACGCGACCCGGCGCCAAGGGCTGGAGGGCGTCGTCGCGAAGCGTCTGGCCAGCCGGTACCAGCCGGGCCGGCGCAGCCGCGACTGGCTGAAGATCAAGAACGTGCGCCGGCAGGAGGTCGTCATCGGCGGCTGGATCGCGGGGCAGGGACGACTGGCCGGGTCACTCGGCGCGCTGCTGGTGGGTTACTACGACGAGGGCGCTCTGCGGTTCGCCGGCAAGGTCGGCACCGGCTTCGACGACGCCACCCGCGGCCGCCTGCTCCGGCGGCTCGAGCGGTTGCGCACCGACGAGAGCCCGTTCACCGGCCGCCAACCGCAGCGCGACGCCGTCTTCGTCCGGCCCGAACTGGTCGCCGAGGTCGAGTTCGCCGAGTGGACCGGAGCCGGCACGCTGCGCCACCCGTCGTTCGAAGGACTACGCGAGGACAAGCCGGCCCGCGACGTCATCCGCGAAGAGCCGGTACCACCACCAGCCTGA
- a CDS encoding GAF and ANTAR domain-containing protein, with translation MTEPDAGDFAEMALALHDEPDVEQTLERVVEYAQQATVCDDAGLMLQRGGGRLETAVASDPRVGKADELQTALGEGPSRATIETRTSILIEDTATEPRWPAWGPQAADLGLRSVLSVCLRTGNSTLGALNLYSHRPGMFDDDDTDVAEIFARHASVALASAREEHGLRQAIGARHLIGLAQGILMERYGLDADRAFAVLRRYSRNSNVKLRVVAERIIATGRLPDEP, from the coding sequence GTGACCGAACCAGATGCGGGCGACTTCGCCGAAATGGCGCTCGCCTTGCACGACGAACCCGATGTCGAGCAGACGCTCGAGCGGGTGGTCGAATACGCACAGCAGGCGACGGTCTGCGACGACGCCGGCCTGATGCTGCAGCGCGGCGGCGGGCGCCTCGAGACGGCCGTCGCCTCCGACCCGCGGGTCGGCAAGGCCGACGAACTGCAGACCGCTCTCGGCGAGGGCCCGAGCCGGGCCACCATCGAGACCCGCACGTCCATCCTGATCGAAGACACCGCCACCGAGCCGCGCTGGCCGGCGTGGGGCCCGCAGGCCGCCGACCTCGGCCTGCGCAGCGTGCTGTCGGTGTGCCTGCGCACCGGCAACTCCACGCTCGGCGCGCTCAACCTCTACAGCCACCGGCCGGGCATGTTCGACGACGACGACACCGACGTCGCGGAGATCTTCGCCCGGCACGCGTCGGTGGCGCTCGCGTCGGCGCGCGAGGAGCACGGCCTGCGCCAGGCCATCGGCGCCCGGCACCTCATCGGGCTGGCCCAGGGCATCCTCATGGAGCGCTACGGCCTCGACGCCGACCGCGCGTTCGCCGTCCTGCGCCGCTACTCCCGCAACAGCAATGTCAAGCTGCGCGTCGTCGCCGAACGGATCATCGCCACGGGGCGGCTGCCCGACGAGCCCTGA
- a CDS encoding GlsB/YeaQ/YmgE family stress response membrane protein — protein MEVSGIISAIIIGAIIGALGRLVIPGKQAIPIWLTIVIGIVAALIGTAIVGPLRDTSGVDWIEIIVQVGLAAAGVLLATSMRSRGGTP, from the coding sequence GTGGAGGTCAGCGGCATCATCTCGGCCATCATCATCGGCGCGATCATCGGCGCACTGGGCCGCCTCGTCATCCCGGGGAAGCAGGCCATCCCCATCTGGCTGACCATCGTCATCGGCATCGTCGCGGCGCTCATCGGCACCGCCATCGTGGGCCCGCTGCGCGACACCAGCGGCGTCGACTGGATCGAGATCATCGTCCAGGTCGGCCTCGCCGCCGCCGGCGTCCTGCTGGCCACCAGCATGCGGTCCAGGGGCGGCACACCCTAA
- a CDS encoding NAD-dependent epimerase/dehydratase family protein, whose translation MVGNGDLRPHAVVTGGAGFLGSHLCDALLASGHRVTCVDNFETGHSANLRHLIDEKAFTLLRRDLNDDLDGELPGPVDVVFHLAAPAAPSDYLLDPVATMRSTSTGTLNALDLARARSARFVLASTSEVYGPAGDAPSREDRVGQVDPVDGYGAYYESRRFAEALTTAYRTTYTMRTAIGRIFNTYGPRMRLDDGGVVSRFIRQALAGTPLTVPGPGTQIRSLCYVDDAVAGLLALAEGGYPGPVNIGSPEAVPVYTIAQEVAEIAGPAAEIVFVEPPAVDSRARRPDITLAGQLLDWQPRTSVHDGLAATLAWFRRSRVRRA comes from the coding sequence ATGGTGGGCAACGGCGATCTGCGACCGCACGCAGTGGTCACGGGTGGGGCGGGGTTCCTCGGCTCGCACCTGTGCGACGCCCTGCTGGCCTCCGGACACCGCGTCACCTGCGTCGACAACTTCGAGACCGGCCACTCGGCGAACCTCCGGCACCTGATCGACGAGAAGGCGTTCACGCTGCTCCGGCGCGATCTCAACGACGACCTGGACGGCGAGCTGCCCGGCCCGGTCGACGTCGTCTTCCACCTCGCGGCGCCGGCCGCGCCCAGCGACTACCTGCTCGACCCGGTCGCGACGATGCGCAGCACCAGCACGGGCACGCTGAACGCGCTCGACCTCGCCCGGGCCCGGTCGGCCCGGTTCGTGCTGGCGTCGACGTCGGAGGTGTACGGACCGGCCGGCGACGCGCCCAGCCGCGAGGACCGCGTCGGCCAGGTCGACCCCGTCGACGGCTACGGCGCCTACTACGAGTCGCGCCGCTTCGCCGAGGCGCTGACGACGGCGTACCGGACGACGTACACCATGCGGACGGCGATCGGGCGCATCTTCAACACCTACGGGCCGCGGATGCGCCTGGACGACGGCGGCGTGGTGTCGCGGTTCATCCGGCAGGCGCTGGCCGGGACGCCGCTGACCGTGCCCGGGCCCGGCACCCAGATCCGGTCGCTGTGCTACGTCGACGACGCGGTCGCCGGCCTGCTGGCGCTGGCCGAGGGCGGCTACCCGGGGCCGGTGAACATCGGCAGCCCGGAGGCGGTGCCGGTGTACACGATCGCACAGGAGGTCGCGGAGATCGCCGGCCCGGCCGCCGAGATCGTCTTCGTCGAGCCGCCGGCGGTCGACAGCCGGGCCCGTCGCCCCGACATCACGCTGGCCGGACAGCTGCTGGACTGGCAGCCGCGGACCTCGGTGCACGACGGGCTGGCCGCCACACTGGCGTGGTTCCGGCGGAGCAGGGTCCGGCGTGCCTGA
- a CDS encoding RNA polymerase sigma factor, translated as MFDAARAGAPWAFERLYTDLAPVVTGYLRLQGAAEPDDLTSEVFLGVFAGLASFEGTESQFRSWVFTIAHRRLIDERRRAARRPSEPTDDPATLDGPGGDAETEAIDALGLRRVYELCATLSAEQREVVLLRVVGDLTVEQVARTVGRSVGAVKALQRRGLAALRKKVE; from the coding sequence GTGTTCGACGCGGCGCGCGCGGGCGCGCCGTGGGCATTCGAGCGCCTGTACACCGATCTCGCGCCGGTCGTCACGGGCTATCTGCGGCTCCAGGGCGCTGCCGAGCCCGACGACCTGACCAGCGAGGTCTTCCTCGGTGTGTTCGCCGGGCTGGCCTCGTTCGAGGGGACGGAGTCGCAGTTCCGGTCGTGGGTCTTCACCATCGCGCACCGCCGCCTGATCGACGAGCGGCGGCGGGCCGCGCGCCGTCCCAGTGAGCCGACCGACGACCCCGCCACGCTCGACGGGCCCGGCGGCGACGCCGAGACGGAGGCCATCGACGCGCTCGGGCTGCGGCGCGTGTACGAGCTGTGCGCGACGCTCTCCGCTGAGCAGCGTGAGGTCGTCCTGCTGCGCGTCGTCGGCGACCTCACCGTCGAGCAGGTGGCCCGCACGGTCGGCCGGTCCGTCGGCGCGGTGAAGGCGCTGCAACGACGCGGTCTCGCCGCGCTGCGAAAAAAAGTCGAGTGA
- a CDS encoding WhiB family transcriptional regulator → MRIVRRTEAGRRSDVVVPSPHEPGARVDSASWWEYGLCRGWDADLFCVPEGVSPSRKRAQETRAKRICEACPVRDRCLAEAMERDEQYGVWGGLDTEERRQLERRRRGMRRSS, encoded by the coding sequence ATGCGGATCGTCCGGAGGACGGAGGCCGGACGACGCAGCGATGTGGTGGTGCCGAGTCCGCACGAGCCCGGTGCTCGGGTCGACTCGGCGTCGTGGTGGGAGTACGGGCTGTGCCGGGGGTGGGACGCGGACCTGTTCTGCGTCCCCGAAGGGGTGTCGCCCAGCCGCAAACGCGCTCAGGAGACCCGCGCGAAACGGATCTGCGAAGCCTGCCCGGTCCGGGACCGTTGCCTCGCCGAGGCGATGGAACGTGACGAGCAGTACGGCGTGTGGGGCGGGCTGGACACCGAGGAGCGGCGGCAGCTGGAGCGGCGGCGACGGGGGATGCGCCGCTCCAGCTGA
- a CDS encoding sigma-70 family RNA polymerase sigma factor — protein sequence MCPWAAATTLRHEGDERMTMVQEQVRSPDRGRDEDYDLVGQYLKQIGTTPLLSAAEEVELARRIEAGVYAASLLDDTEPGRRRDELEALVRDGEQARDHMIRANLRLVVSAARKYYRNSGLPFLDIVQEGNLGLIRAVEKFDYAKGFKFSTYAMWWIRQAIERGKAERARTIRLPVHVLETLSKLGKAERKLTVDLGRDPTAEELADETDLTPARIIELRRIRRDTVSLDTPVGDEGSASIGDLIEDTETPRATDVVEFQALGEQVRDLVNTLAPREALIVSMRFGLEDGEQHTLQEVAERVGLTKERVRQLEKLALAELRDPARHQPLIEWAS from the coding sequence GTGTGCCCATGGGCCGCCGCGACAACGTTGAGACACGAGGGAGACGAACGAATGACGATGGTGCAGGAGCAGGTGCGCTCCCCGGACCGGGGACGCGACGAGGACTACGACCTCGTCGGCCAGTACCTCAAGCAGATCGGCACGACGCCGCTGCTGTCGGCGGCCGAGGAGGTCGAGCTGGCGCGCCGCATCGAGGCCGGCGTGTACGCCGCGTCGCTGCTCGACGACACGGAGCCCGGCCGGCGCCGGGACGAGCTGGAGGCGCTGGTCCGCGACGGCGAGCAGGCCAGGGATCACATGATCCGCGCGAACCTGCGGCTGGTGGTGTCCGCGGCGCGCAAGTACTACCGCAACAGCGGGCTGCCGTTCCTCGACATCGTCCAAGAGGGCAACCTGGGCCTGATCCGCGCGGTCGAGAAGTTCGACTACGCGAAGGGGTTCAAGTTCTCGACCTACGCGATGTGGTGGATCCGCCAGGCCATCGAGCGCGGCAAGGCCGAGCGGGCGCGCACCATCCGGCTGCCGGTGCACGTCCTCGAGACGCTGTCCAAGCTGGGCAAGGCCGAGCGCAAGCTCACCGTCGACCTCGGCCGCGACCCCACGGCGGAGGAGCTGGCCGACGAGACCGACCTCACCCCGGCCCGGATCATCGAGCTGCGCCGCATCCGGCGCGACACCGTCAGCCTCGACACCCCGGTCGGCGACGAGGGCAGCGCCAGCATCGGCGACCTCATCGAGGACACCGAGACGCCGCGGGCCACCGACGTCGTCGAGTTCCAGGCGCTCGGCGAGCAGGTGCGCGACCTCGTCAACACGCTGGCGCCGCGCGAGGCGCTGATCGTCTCGATGCGCTTCGGCCTCGAGGACGGCGAGCAGCACACGCTGCAGGAGGTCGCCGAGCGCGTCGGCCTCACGAAGGAGCGGGTGCGGCAGCTGGAGAAGCTGGCGCTGGCCGAGCTGCGCGACCCCGCGCGGCACCAGCCGCTGATCGAGTGGGCCAGCTGA